A single region of the Salarchaeum japonicum genome encodes:
- the ribH gene encoding 6,7-dimethyl-8-ribityllumazine synthase, producing the protein MVSLGLVVAQFNSSVTDGMAEAARDAAADGGADVVETVPVPGAYDAPLAADRLARRDDVDAVAVVGAIVTGDTDHDQVIAHATAQKLTDVSLERDTPVAFGVSGPGMSGAEARERVEKGREAVESAIHLAEELQ; encoded by the coding sequence ATGGTCTCTCTCGGCCTCGTGGTCGCACAGTTCAACAGCAGTGTCACCGACGGGATGGCGGAGGCGGCGCGGGACGCCGCCGCGGACGGCGGCGCGGACGTCGTCGAGACGGTTCCCGTGCCGGGGGCGTACGACGCGCCGCTGGCCGCCGACCGCCTCGCGCGCCGGGACGACGTGGACGCCGTCGCGGTCGTCGGCGCTATCGTCACCGGTGACACCGACCACGACCAGGTCATCGCGCACGCGACCGCCCAGAAGCTCACGGACGTGAGCCTGGAGCGGGACACGCCGGTCGCGTTCGGCGTGAGCGGCCCGGGAATGAGCGGTGCGGAGGCCCGGGAGCGCGTGGAGAAGGGTCGGGAGGCCGTCGAGAGCGCGATTCACCTCGCTGAGGAACTACAATGA
- a CDS encoding pyridoxal phosphate-dependent aminotransferase — MTEYADRVERVEPSATLAVSNLASELEAQGEDVVDLSVGEPDFPTPENVVEAAEDALEAGHTGYAPSNGIPELKEAIASKLNDDGLPYEPSNVIVTPGAKQALFETFQALVDDGDEVVLLDPAWVSYEAMAKIAGGDLTRVNLAPHDFQLEPALDELADAVSDETTLLVVNSPSNPSGAVYSRTAMEGVRDLAVDHDITVISDEIYQHINYGAEHVSLGALDGMFERTVTVNGFSKAYSMTGWRLGYLAAPEGTVSQAGKVHSHSVSSATNFVQHAGVEALEHTEEAVTEMVEAFEERRDHLVELLAERGVDVSVPAGAFYMLLLVDEDDQAWCTNALEDAHVATVPGSAFGTPGYARVSYAASKDRIEEAVERLASEGYL, encoded by the coding sequence ATGACCGAGTACGCAGACCGCGTCGAACGAGTCGAACCGAGCGCCACCCTCGCGGTGTCGAACCTCGCAAGCGAACTGGAAGCACAGGGAGAGGACGTCGTCGACCTCTCCGTCGGCGAACCCGACTTCCCCACGCCCGAGAACGTCGTGGAGGCCGCGGAGGACGCCCTCGAAGCCGGCCACACGGGCTACGCGCCGTCGAACGGGATTCCGGAACTGAAGGAGGCTATCGCGTCGAAGCTGAACGACGACGGCCTGCCGTACGAGCCGAGCAACGTCATCGTCACGCCCGGCGCGAAGCAGGCGCTGTTCGAGACGTTCCAAGCGCTCGTGGACGACGGCGACGAGGTCGTCCTCCTCGACCCCGCGTGGGTGTCCTACGAGGCGATGGCGAAGATAGCGGGCGGCGACCTCACGCGCGTGAACCTCGCGCCGCACGACTTCCAGCTCGAACCCGCGCTGGACGAACTCGCCGACGCCGTCTCCGACGAGACGACGCTCCTCGTCGTGAACAGTCCGAGCAATCCGAGCGGCGCGGTGTACTCCCGGACGGCGATGGAGGGCGTGCGCGACCTCGCGGTCGACCACGACATCACCGTCATCTCGGACGAGATCTACCAGCACATCAACTACGGCGCGGAACACGTGTCGCTCGGCGCGCTCGACGGGATGTTCGAGCGCACGGTCACAGTCAACGGCTTCTCGAAGGCGTACTCGATGACGGGCTGGCGGCTCGGCTACCTCGCCGCGCCCGAGGGCACGGTGTCGCAGGCGGGGAAAGTGCACTCGCACTCCGTCTCCTCCGCGACGAACTTCGTCCAGCACGCGGGCGTCGAAGCCCTCGAACACACCGAGGAGGCCGTGACCGAGATGGTCGAGGCGTTCGAGGAGCGCCGCGACCACCTCGTCGAACTGCTCGCGGAGCGCGGCGTGGACGTGTCCGTCCCTGCGGGCGCGTTCTACATGCTCCTCCTCGTGGACGAGGACGACCAGGCGTGGTGCACGAACGCCCTGGAGGACGCGCACGTCGCCACCGTCCCCGGGAGCGCGTTCGGCACGCCGGGGTACGCGCGCGTCTCCTACGCCGCGAGCAAAGACCGCATCGAGGAAGCCGTCGAGCGACTCGCGTCCGAAGGCTACCTCTGA
- a CDS encoding lysine exporter LysO family protein has product MFTVFAALLAGVATGRLGGARAARQAGRLLSIGLVVLLFLMGVRLGASDAVLSNLGRIGLYAFVLALGSVVGSVACAYAIRGYLPSFDAPGDVESGDGDSRTLTALVLGALVLGAVAGATVLPAGSLPLVERATTLALAGLLFAVGVGLGADGALLAQVKRLGVPILALPASIAVGSVLGALAVGVALGMSGTAAAAVGAGFGWYSLSAVLITDAAGVHLGSLAFLANVFREALALASLPFVVRHFGRAAAIAPGGATTMDVTLPAVKDSAGNGAVVPAFVNGAVLSSLVPLLVPAFLGF; this is encoded by the coding sequence ATGTTCACCGTGTTCGCCGCCCTCCTCGCCGGAGTGGCGACTGGGCGACTGGGAGGCGCTCGCGCCGCGCGCCAGGCCGGCCGCCTCCTCTCGATTGGTCTCGTGGTTCTCCTCTTCCTGATGGGCGTCCGCCTCGGCGCGAGCGACGCCGTCCTCTCGAACCTCGGACGAATCGGCCTGTACGCGTTCGTACTCGCGCTCGGGAGCGTCGTCGGGAGCGTCGCCTGCGCGTACGCCATCCGAGGCTACCTCCCGTCGTTCGACGCGCCCGGCGACGTGGAGTCCGGTGACGGGGACTCCCGGACGCTCACCGCGCTCGTGCTCGGCGCGCTCGTTCTGGGCGCGGTCGCCGGCGCAACCGTTCTCCCCGCCGGGTCGCTCCCATTGGTCGAGCGCGCGACGACGCTCGCGCTCGCCGGCCTGCTGTTCGCGGTCGGCGTCGGCCTCGGCGCGGACGGCGCGCTCCTCGCGCAGGTGAAGCGCCTCGGCGTCCCCATCCTCGCGCTCCCCGCGTCCATCGCCGTCGGGAGCGTCCTCGGCGCGCTCGCCGTCGGCGTCGCGCTCGGAATGAGCGGCACTGCGGCCGCCGCGGTCGGCGCGGGCTTCGGCTGGTACAGCCTCTCCGCCGTCCTCATCACTGACGCCGCCGGCGTCCACCTCGGTTCGCTGGCGTTCCTCGCGAACGTCTTCCGGGAGGCGCTCGCGCTCGCCAGCCTCCCGTTCGTCGTCCGGCACTTCGGCCGCGCGGCCGCCATCGCGCCCGGCGGCGCGACCACGATGGACGTGACCCTCCCCGCCGTCAAGGACTCTGCGGGGAACGGCGCGGTCGTTCCCGCGTTCGTCAACGGCGCGGTGCTCTCCTCGCTCGTCCCCCTCCTCGTCCCCGCCTTCCTCGGGTTCTAG